The Leopardus geoffroyi isolate Oge1 chromosome C1, O.geoffroyi_Oge1_pat1.0, whole genome shotgun sequence sequence GGTCATGGGCAAAATAGAGGAAGGAATTAGATTAGGAGATGAGAAGCCTGGGACAATGGAAAGGGGGCAGCACAAAGCATAGTTTTGTGATAGGGAAATGACTGAAGTGATAAAAGGTGGAGGTAAAGGATTTTATCAGGAGGGTTGCAGACAGACTGATACTTTAGCAGAGGTTTTGGAAGACAGGCAGCTTTCAAAAGCTACTAGAAATAAAACTCCAGGCTGAAAGTGGTCCAACTTCAAACTCATCCTTCCTGGTTGAATAAAGAGCCCACTAGGGAGAAGTGAAATGTTCTTGAATACCTCCTATGTGCCTTGGCCACTTTATATACTGTATCTTACTGAATCCTCTCAACAAACCCATGAACAATTATTATTGCCATCTTACAAATGGGGGAACTTAGGTTCAGAGGTTTATATAAATTGCCCAACTTCACTCAATTAGTATATAATCACTTTCCTCAGATTGTGTACTCCTCATCATTTAAAGTGCTATAATTAGATCAAATTTCCTTTCAGGACTATTCTTACAGGCCTGATACTTTTTCAAAAATCCTAGGTAACTGCTTATCGAGTATATTAATGTATGTAATAGTTAATATTCTCTACAAAGGTTTCTTCAAGAAACAATTGAAGGCTTATCTTCCTTTGattttcaggtttaaaaaaaatcattataacacacaaaaaaacttttaactaAAATTAGGCATTACTATGTATACAGTGCCATCATCAGAATATGAtgacaaaaaacatttttcctcttATTTAGAATAAGCCATCCTTTTATATAGAGCACTTCAAAGAATTACCGAAATCATTTTGTAGTTTAAGAATTTTGTTATAGTAACTTCTGTTCCTTATGGGTTTAGGTCCTGTACACTTAACCAGCTATAtgaatttttgttgattttgtggagtttacaaaatattttactattatgACAAagtgatgttttatattttgttcaccTTTCCTAGGAGTTGCATTTTTATTGATGGATGCTAAAGAATGCTTTACATCAGCTGAAGAAATATTTCTAGCCAAAATTGAGAAGTTTACTAATATTCACCAAAATAGCTTTTTGGTTCTGTCTGCTGCCTTCCATGGGCCTGAGGAATGGAAACTGATGTTCAGGATTCAGCAGAGGTATGGATGAATAGTACTATAGACTTTTCTTAAATTACAATATGCTCACTTTAGTTCTTAATCCTTTTAAACAGGTGAATTGCGTTttgccaaaaaataaatgttataatattAACTTGTCACAGTTAACAAAATGCAGGCCTAATGGGTATTCCAAGAATGAGGGTAACAAGTTTCAGAGTTCATGCTGATTTCTGAGATTCTCCTGCAGGACCAAAACAAAAGTGAACATTTTAGTCTGTTCAATCCTGGCTATAAAGTTTAGCATATCCTCTGTGGAATAGGGCAGGgcataaataaatgacaagagctttctctctcctttctgcttaCTTAACAGATGTCTATATAAGttatataatgtatttaacttatgaattatttttcagattcctGGGTAGTAACTTACGGATACTTCCAGTACACAACACAGTAGATGTTATTAATCTCATGTGCACTATAGCTAAGGTGAGTCACCTGAGGAAAATGACACATACATAAAAACTCATAGATTTTAAGGTTCTTGGCTTCAAAATGCACACTCTCCTGAGCAGGATTGACAAATACTGTTTCTGTTCCCCTCAGAGAAGTTGCTCTttcagcatgcaactcttggaaGCCTGAACTCAGCCTCTCAAGTCTTCTCAATTTACTTCTGGTAGTCATTACCACAATGACTAATTTTAGGCCAAAAGAGCATTTGGCATATATACATTGTGTTGGTCCTACTGGTTACTTAAATATTCCTTTAAgttctaaaatataattattgatcAGGTTGTAGTCAAGAACTGtcaaaatgcattcttttttaaagtttacttatttattttgagagagcatgtgtgcgcatgagcagggggaggggcagagagacagagagagagagggagagagaatcccaagcagggtccacactgtcagctcagagccccagggagatcatgacctgagctgaaatcaagagttggacacttaaccgactgagccacgcaggtgcctcaaagtacaaacattttattttatagaatgatCTTCACTTCACaagttaccattttcttttcatgcttgTCCTCTGTGAAGTGTGCCCTAGTTAGAGTTAGGTGTTTCTTACTCTTATACTTGGAACAGATCTGCATTAAAGCAATTCTTAAAGTATTCTTTTGACTTGTTTGAAATTCCTTAAAGACAGAGCTcaggtatttttcttttactgacttAACTCACACATAGTATTTAGCACAGAAGGTGATTTCATACTTGTTGAATAagtgaaaatttatatttttatatgaccctgtaaaaataatttatttctgtaaataatgttgcatgTTTATAACTTCTTACAGATGGCCTCCAAACCATACATAGATAACATCTGCTATAGAATGGTAACAACTGAGGCTTACATCATTGAGCAAAGTCCTGTTTGGAAAACACTTCAAAAGTTAAAACTGAGTAGTGATTCATTTAACCCAAATTAGAGTATCAATTACAAATGTCCTTTtggaagaatattaaaataattagacCACTTaaattataatgttaaaatatatatttactttaaagatttttaaaaattttaaataaaatggatatgactaaaaatgattttattttcagttttgttgagtAATTCCTTTAATAATGTTTAGAAAACATtggtacatacatatatttaaaaagtcagatgCAGTTTTTTAATGATACAAATTAAGTTGGATGGAGAAGTAtttactacaaaataaaaacacagcattTTTTAACTAGCCCCTTAGACTAAAAGGAAAGTCACATACACTTTTTAGCTTTTCCACAAAGGCTGccagtattttctaaaattaatcttTGCAGATGCTTTCATGTTGTAACTGCTGCTAGAGAGGTGGTGATGGAACTCTGCCCCCTAAGActcctcctgaggcaaggaaaggaagggaaattaaGAGAAGCAGCCAACTGGCCCAACTGAAAACTTCTCTGTACACTGGTGTGATATCTTATTTGACACTaggagttctattttttttttttttttatgtttatttatttttgagagagagagacagagtgtgagctggggaaagggcagagatagggagacacagaatccaaagcaggctccaggctctgagctgtcagcacagagtccgacgcagggcttgaactcacaagctgtgacatcatgacctgagccgaagtcggacacttaaccaactgagccacccaggtgccccaacactagGAGTTCTAAAATGTGTCATAGCATCTAACTGGAACATAAAGTGTATCAGTGTATTTATAAACTCACTACAACTGTATGAATGCATAAAGGCAATTCAACtacattttatgaaattataacataaaattattagTTTGTATTGGATTTTCAGTAGTAGGATTTAGAATACATATGTGGGCATCATTACCATTTAGATagataatctttttaaaaccaaagaaTACTACTGATCCATAATGTGTCATCACAGAAACCAATAACTGAGAAaggttacatttatttttctagtattttacagaaaagtttttataaagatattaaataatcataatggaaaatacagtattttacttgtttttattttgggaaatggAGGTTCATTTTATCCCAATATTTTCTTCAGGGGtagactttgtttttatttcaatgagtTCTTCTACTCGAGCCAGAACACTTTCAATCAAATCAAATGTGAAAAGAGCTGAATGTAGAACCTGCAATGCCAAGGAAAGTTAGTGTTATATTAATGTTGCtgttaaagcaaaaaaagaaagtaaaaagtccTCAGCTGGATGTAGCttaggaaaatttcaaatataccttAAGCTGCATTTCAGGTGGCATATTAGGGATCTCTTCTCCACCTACAGTTACAGAACAAAGATCTTTAGATTTCTGGACATCtgttaagggaagaaaaaaatttaaccatTAAAAATCTCTCAGATTTCAATAACCTACTTTCATTATTATATATCTGttacactaaaaagaaatttctagtaATGCCTTTAAGAAATATCCCCACAGATACATAGAAAAGAGCAGATCAATATAGTAGAATTGCcgactttaaaaagtaattctgAATCTGAgattcttttttgtaatttatacaGATTTACTTGAGAGTGAGGTTGGCGGTGAGGACAggtggggggatggacagagCCATACCAAAGTTAGTGAAATATACAAACAGAAATACTTGTAATACAGTTAGATTCTTAATCAGAATTTGATCTTAATCTGGTTTTAAACCAGAATATACTtcaatttgttttaaatctttgttaACCCAATTTCAACTGGCTGTAATctgttaaaaatcattttaattataaatgaaataactgTCATGGTTCCTTgtttgttataaaataaacaactatgggggcgcctgggtggcgcagtcggttaagcgtccgacttcagccaggtcacgatctcgcggtccgtgagttcgagccccgcatcaggctcggggctgatggctcagagcctggagcctgtttccgattctgtgtctccctctctctctgcccctcccccgttcatgctctgtctctctctgtcccaaaaataaataaacgttgaaaaaaaaaaaaaatttaaaataaacaactatGATATTAgagagttctttattttgaatatacaTAACAGTTCTAAAATTTGACTAATTTTTAGACCtaactaaaaatgaaatacacattACCAACCTTGGCTATTTTCTtggctatttttaatttctgcttcatAATGTGCTTTTGACATATTAAGTCCTGTATGGAGTGGCTTTAAGAAATTATTCTCAATCTTTCCAAGTTCTGTCCATAATCCAGTCTGTTCAGAAGAATTAATGAAAGAATTAGTTATTTGGTTCAACATTTTTTGATTGCCCACTATTATTAAACACATGTTAAGagctcaagaaacaaaaataaaatctgatccTTGCCTTACAAGATAGTTTACTATTAAATAACACATTCATGCatacatttagttattttatgtgaataccaatcaaaataaaataccaatcaaaacaaaaatgtactttGGATACTACACTCATTCCTACACCATCTGGACAGCTCCTGACTTTGAGATGTGTAACATACAAGTTTTATCCGTGAGAAAATTATTTGAGAATAATCCATATGATGAgacatttcttttcctgtaaaaACCATCCCTACAATGACTACCTTATATATTCCTTCAACTCATGATCTGTCGATTGATAGTCTTGTCACAGATCTAGTTCTAGAGGattctttcccttctctattAATGGAAACATTTCTAACACAAAGCTGTTAATGAACTTTCTGGTGATCCATGTAGATAGAAATTTTACCTGCCTAGGACAGCTTAGGGTTATTCTGTCATCCATATTAGAAGTTTTTATTCCAAGAGCATTTCCTCTTATATTACTCAAAGGAGGGGAGTCACAAAGTCTTAATtttattagaaaggaagaaagggaaatgagaggggaggggtgggtcatggggaagagaaaggagacaggagagaaCAAGAGGaggtagaagaagagagagaaaattcattaattttattaaaagtttccAGGGGCTCTTTACAAAGGAAAATAGGTGAAAAAGGGAAACTTCGGAACCCAATTATCCTTAACTAAAAGTGGATCACTTGAAAGCCTATTTTGTATTCAAGTTTTGATTATTCAGTTCCAAATAGTATCTTTTATCATGTATACAAATATgtcataaaatagattttattcatAGTTATATAGAAGTTCTTAAATGTCAATGTGCtagttaaaaatgtagatttctgtGCTTTACTCAGAGACTTTGAGTAGATTTAGGACTGAACCCAGGAATTTGCATTTATGcgcataaaagaagaaatacccaGATGATTTTGATTAGGACCATATGTTAAGATATAATGATCCGGAGAGCCTGGGaacctcagtcggttaagcatctgacttcggctcatgtcatgatctcatggttctttagtttgagccttgcattgggctctgtgtggacagctcagagcctggagcctgcttcagattctgtctccctctctttgcccctcccccactcatgctctgtctctctcactctctctctctaaatcaataaacacaccaaaaattttttaaaaaaaagatacaatgatCCAAGGGGCACCTTcatagctcagtcacttaagcatcttacttgggctcgggtcacaaatctctcaggtttgtgagttcgagccccgcattgcgctctgtgctgacagctcagagcctggagcctggtttggaatctgtgacttccctcttctctctgcctctcccccgttcatgttctctctctgtgtctctctcaaaaaataaataaatgttaaaaaaaaaaaaaaaagatacaatgaccccatccaggggcacctgggtgacttggttggctgagcatctgattcttgatttcagctcaggtcatgatcctaggatggtgggattgagccctgcatcaagctctgcactgagcatggagcttgcttatgattctctttccctctctctctctcccccacctgggttcatgtcctctctctctaaaaaaataaaatagccctaTCCAATGCCAATGaggaagtaaatttttatttttatttttatttatttatttattttttttttttcaacgtttatttatttttgggacagagagagacagagcatgaacgggggaggggcagagagagagggagacacagaatgggaaacaggctccaggctctgagccatcagcccagagcctgacgcggggctcgaactcacggaccgcgagatcgagacctggctgaagtcggacgctcaaccgactgcgccacccaggcgccccggaagtaaatttttaattgaaaatgttttttaatcctAATTTTAAATAGTCATATGTGGCTACTACCTACTATATTGGACAGTGAAAATCTAGGTCTTTATTAAGACTTTAGTTGTTTTTAATggcaatttattttaacatacaaCACATTATCATAAAACTTGTAATAAGGCAATAAAAACATGTGGCAAAATTAGGCTACAGCAAATCTGTTGGGCATTCTGTCCAGCTAATTCTACAAATCTTTCATATGATGAACTGTAATTTTAGAAGCATGTAGGAGTGAAGAAGTTGTGGAAAGAAGAatgtattctctctcttaaaattaaggttactaggtctttaaaaaaaataccacaaagaaaatcattttaagatttcttttatctTCAATGTCTAGAAAAAGTaacttaagaattttaaatagttaCAATAAGGATAAAGATGTGATGTTCTCACAAAtgcttgtttttctaaaattttttttaacatatattcatttttgagagatacagacagcatgaggaggggaggggaagagagagggagacacagaatccgaagcaggctccaggctctgagctgtcagtacagagcccaacgtggggctcaaactcacaaaccatgaggtgatgacctgagctgaagtcggacacttaacagactgaaccacccaggcacccaacaaaatgcttgcttttaatttttacccAAGTAGATTCACTTAATGTAATTAAATTCTTTCAGTTGTAAAGCTTACCTATATATTTCAAAATCCACTGGAGTCTATCTCACAAAAGGAAGACTAGGCAGTTCTGACAcataatgaaatttattgccagAACAGACAGGGACCTGTCAGGAATAATCAGCCATGacactgaagaaataaaggaaggaaacaaataacacccagttttcccctttctccttattTGAATATGATTCTTATTTATGATgtgttatttattcttatttacaaAGCATACGATACTTATTTATGAAGTAGTATTGTAGAACTTCTACTGTTTCTAGTATTAATACTGTAATAATAAGGAATATGTGTCACCTGAAGTCCTCTTGCTCAGCAAATAATACACAAGGGATATGTTTCAATAAATGAAAACTCAAAATATGGATTACACAggattatatgtatgtgtatatatgccagATACAGTTATTTTCCTAAATGAAAAGCATATATGCCTATATTatacaattcaatttttaaaaattcccaattCTTGTAGCCTTTACAATCTCACATTGTTTCCTTTGACCTTGTTTTCATTGTACATATTATAAGCACAAATTATTTAGGACAAAGAATGGACAAGCAGGCAGATGGAAAAGGATATGAGTAGATAGGACAGACAGGGATAAAATTATTATGGACTGTGTATTAGAATAAATTAttgtaatttaaaacaactaaCATTTAACATATCATTAATAAAAACTAGgttgggggtgcccgggtggctcagtcaggtaagcatgtgactcttgattttggctcaggtcatgatctcatggtcgtgagattgagccccacatcagactctgcgctgacagtgcggaagctgcttgggattctctctccctctctctctgacccttccccacttccacttgtgcattctctctctctcaaaatcagtaagCTGTTTTTGCCAGTTGAGATGGAGGTTcaacttaaaaactgagaacaaactgagggttgatgggggtgggagggaggggagggcaccttttgggatgagcactgggtgttgtatggaaaccaatttgccaataaatttcatatattgaaaaaaaataaatacacttaaaaaaaaagaagagatggagGTTCAAGAAAAGTTTTGTTGAATCTGAAGTATGGGAGAAGGTGCCTATAACTtacaaagagataaagagaaatgaaatagggTGAAGAGGGGAATGACATATGAAAAGAATAAGTCAGCTGACAGCAATCCagaagagcaggaaaagaaatgggTGATTATTCAATTATGAATcactttgttttgtatttgaatGATCCTCTTAATATCCCTGTATACCTTTCTGACTGCTTTTCAGCTTTTCATCTGGCTAGTTACCCTCTCAGCATGCTTAACTGATCAAAAACAGGTACTGGTAGGAGTCTTTTTGAATAAAGCTACCCATAATTCAGCCTCACTAGGGTATCATTTTGATTCTTCCTtaatcaaaatgtataaaaactcaGAAGCTGTCATTTTTTGATCAGCCATAGCACACAGATTTACCTGTCATGTATATACATGACCTATTATAACTGCACTTGGGAGAAATACTTCTATGATGAACAAACAGGCTCTTAACCTGCCTCAAAGATAACAGGTTGCCCATCTTGGACTGAGTTTTTTTGCTAATCTCTTTGGTATAATAATTCTTATGGTAACTTGCATGGCAATACTTTGGGATATTTGAATcccaagaaatttttttcaaaccagTAAATAATAAAGCAATCTTGTAAACTGGTTGTATCCTTTTCTTCACTATTTAATGTTCAAGCCAAATAAAAGGCATTATCTATGGGCATAATAGCAGATATTGCACAATGCTAAACTGCTGTTTTCCCTCTCTAGGCAGAGGCCCATCTGCTGTCCCTGCAGTACAGTGTTCCATACTTAGTAAATCTAACACTCCTAATCAAGAAGATATTATTTCTCCCTGACAGTCAAATTAGGTCATCTCTAGGTGTGGCCTTTCATGataactaaaaaagtaaaaacttataCCATACCCTAAGGACACCCTCCTGAAGCCTCAGGGCCTCCAATGCTGCTGAATATCACTTGTTAGCTTTTCTGTTTTTACCACAAGCTCCTTTAGGAATCAGGATATACTCTGTGATTCAAAGGTTCTGGCCATTGCCTGGGGTCATGGCTGTCTCTACCACTTACTAGGTATGGGCCCTTCTGCGAGTTAAAGATCCTTCCTAAGCCTATATTATCTTTgaaaagctataaagaaaaaaggcagaaaaggacaCAGCAAACTTCTGATGACAACAGTGTTTTACATTTGATAAAAATTtggataaggggtgcctgggtggctcagttggttgagtgtctcttgatttcagctcaggtcatgattccagggttgtgggactgagccccacatcaggctctgcaatgagtatgaagcctgcttaagattctcttgctctccctctgcccctctcctctgctctcgctctctcaaattaaaaaaaaaaaaaaaaaaaaaaaaaagacttggattAATCCTATCCATTTGTTACAACTCAGAGATATTCGCTTaaaatttgtgcatttcattttatgtaaatgttatctcaaagaaaaactacagacAGATTTAAGTCTATTGAAATATATGCTGAAATATGTAGGGGCAAGTATGCTCCCTGCGTACAGTTTACTATGAAGTGCATAAAAAACAGACTGGTGAATAGATggtagagagatggagacatgatAAAAGTAgagtaaaatgttaatggtagCATCTTGGCGGTAAGTCAGTGTGATattgtaaaattatatttcactttGGTTGTATGTTTGGAAAACTTCACTGCAAGATGTAGGGGAAAAATAAGCACCCTGTAGAGAATAAGCACTAGTCAATAATAGC is a genomic window containing:
- the CC1H1orf146 gene encoding protein SPO16 homolog, whose amino-acid sequence is MAENGTKEKIKWTTTIIISSSLKSCEVATALDRSHKIRYSDSVENGSIIFSLSGVAFLLMDAKECFTSAEEIFLAKIEKFTNIHQNSFLVLSAAFHGPEEWKLMFRIQQRFLGSNLRILPVHNTVDVINLMCTIAKMASKPYIDNICYRMVTTEAYIIEQSPVWKTLQKLKLSSDSFNPN